From Streptomyces sp. 6-11-2, one genomic window encodes:
- a CDS encoding ABC transporter ATP-binding protein, with amino-acid sequence MAEQTAERTAEPILEVSGLVKHYPLTRGVLFRKQIGSVKAVDGVDFTLARGETLGIVGESGCGKSTVAKMLCNLERPTAGEIRYRGEDITRLSGRALKAVRRNIQMVFQDPYTSLNPRMTVGDIIGEPYEIHPEAAPKGDRRRRVRELLDVVGLNPEYINRYPHQFSGGQRQRIGIARGLALRPEIIVADEPVSALDVSVQAQVINLMERLQDEFDLSYVFIAHDLSIVRHISDRVGVMYLGRIVEIGTDEQIYDHPTHPYTQALLSAVPVPDPGARERRERIILSGDVPSPTNIPSGCRFRTRCWKARERCTLEVPELAVPAEFRHDTGPAVHPSACHYAAELQVVPPEERDTGGQGSGTRAP; translated from the coding sequence ATGGCAGAGCAGACGGCTGAGCGGACGGCCGAGCCGATCCTGGAGGTCAGCGGGCTCGTCAAGCACTACCCGCTCACCCGGGGCGTCCTGTTCAGGAAGCAGATCGGGTCGGTCAAGGCGGTCGACGGCGTCGACTTCACCCTGGCCCGGGGCGAAACGCTCGGCATCGTGGGCGAGTCCGGCTGCGGCAAGTCCACGGTCGCGAAGATGCTGTGCAACCTGGAGCGGCCCACCGCGGGCGAGATCCGCTACCGGGGCGAGGACATCACCCGGCTGTCCGGCCGGGCGCTGAAGGCGGTGCGCCGCAACATCCAGATGGTGTTCCAGGACCCGTACACCTCGCTCAACCCCCGTATGACGGTGGGCGACATCATCGGCGAGCCGTACGAGATCCACCCCGAGGCGGCCCCCAAGGGCGACCGGCGCCGCAGGGTGCGGGAGCTGCTGGACGTGGTCGGCCTCAATCCGGAGTACATCAACCGCTATCCGCACCAGTTCTCCGGCGGCCAGCGCCAGCGCATCGGCATCGCGCGGGGACTGGCCCTGCGTCCCGAGATCATCGTCGCCGACGAGCCGGTCTCCGCGCTCGACGTCTCGGTGCAGGCCCAGGTGATCAACCTGATGGAGCGGCTTCAGGACGAGTTCGACCTGTCCTACGTCTTCATCGCGCACGACCTGTCGATCGTGCGGCACATCTCCGACCGGGTGGGGGTCATGTACCTCGGGCGGATCGTCGAGATCGGCACCGACGAGCAGATCTACGACCATCCGACGCACCCCTACACCCAGGCGCTGCTGTCCGCCGTTCCCGTGCCGGACCCCGGGGCACGGGAACGCCGGGAGAGGATCATCCTCTCGGGAGACGTGCCGTCCCCGACGAACATCCCCTCCGGCTGCCGCTTCCGCACCCGCTGCTGGAAGGCGCGGGAGCGCTGCACGCTGGAGGTGCCGGAGCTGGCGGTGCCCGCGGAGTTCCGGCACGACACCGGGCCGGCGGTGCACCCCTCGGCGTGCCACTACGCGGCGGAGCTCCAGGTGGTGCCGCCGGAGGAGCGGGACACCGGGGGACAGGGCAGCGGCACCAGGGCACCGTGA